A single Pseudomonas sp. MM223 DNA region contains:
- the lon_2 gene encoding Lon protease (*Name lon_2), with amino-acid sequence MSDQQDFPEHPDEHSEVEHTTQAETGHALALPGQQLPDKVYVIPIHNRPFFPAQVLPVIVNEEPWAETLDLVAKSPDHCLALFFMDTPPEDHRHFDTSALPQYGTLVKVHHASRENGKLQFVAQGLTRVRIRNWLKHHRPPYLVEVEYPRQSAEPTDEVKAYGMALINAIKELLPLNPLYSEELKNYLNRFSPNDPSPLTDFAAALTSATGNQLQEVLDCVPMLKRMEKVLPMLRKEVEVARLQNEISAEVNRQIGEHQREFFLKEQLKVIQQELGLTKDDRSADLEQFEQRLEGKTLPPQARKRLDEEMGKLAILETGSPEYAVTRNYLEWATALPWGVYGKDKLDLQHARKVLDQYHSGLDDIKERILEFLAVGAWKGEISGSIVLLVGPPGVGKTSIGKSIAESLGRPFYRFSVGGMRDEAEIKGHRRTYIGAQPGKLVQALKDVEVMNPVIMLDEIDKMGQSYQGDPASALLETLDPEQNVDFLDHYLDLRLDLSKVLFVCTANTLDSIPGPLLDRMEVIRLSGYITEEKLAIAKRHLWPKQLEKAGVAKTSLSISDSALRLVIEGYAREAGVRQLEKQLGKLVRKAVVKLLENPEAKLKIGTKDLEAALGMPVFRSEQVLAGKGVITGLAWTSMGGATLPIEATRIHTLNRGFKLTGKLGDVMKESAEIAYSYVELQPQAIWR; translated from the coding sequence ATGAGCGACCAGCAGGATTTCCCGGAACACCCCGACGAACACAGCGAAGTCGAACACACCACCCAGGCCGAAACCGGCCACGCCCTCGCCCTGCCCGGCCAACAGCTGCCGGACAAGGTCTATGTGATCCCGATCCACAATCGCCCGTTCTTCCCGGCCCAGGTACTGCCGGTCATCGTCAATGAAGAACCTTGGGCCGAAACCCTCGACCTGGTGGCCAAATCACCGGACCACTGCCTGGCGCTGTTCTTCATGGACACCCCGCCGGAAGACCACCGCCACTTCGACACCTCGGCCCTGCCGCAGTACGGCACGCTGGTCAAGGTGCACCATGCCAGCCGTGAAAACGGCAAACTGCAGTTCGTCGCCCAGGGCCTGACCCGGGTACGCATTCGCAACTGGCTCAAGCACCACCGCCCGCCCTACCTGGTCGAAGTCGAATACCCGCGCCAGTCCGCTGAGCCGACCGACGAGGTCAAGGCCTACGGCATGGCCCTGATCAACGCGATCAAGGAACTGCTGCCGCTCAACCCGCTGTACAGCGAAGAGCTGAAGAACTACCTCAACCGCTTCAGCCCCAACGACCCGTCACCGCTCACCGACTTCGCTGCCGCGCTGACCTCGGCCACCGGCAACCAGTTGCAGGAAGTGCTCGACTGCGTGCCCATGCTCAAGCGCATGGAGAAAGTCCTGCCGATGCTGCGCAAAGAGGTGGAAGTCGCGCGCCTGCAGAACGAGATCTCGGCCGAGGTAAACCGGCAGATCGGCGAACACCAGCGCGAGTTCTTCCTCAAGGAGCAACTCAAGGTCATCCAGCAGGAGCTGGGCCTGACCAAGGACGACCGCAGCGCCGACCTCGAACAGTTCGAACAGCGCCTGGAAGGCAAGACCCTGCCGCCCCAGGCGCGCAAGCGCCTCGATGAAGAAATGGGCAAACTGGCCATTCTCGAAACCGGTTCGCCCGAGTACGCCGTCACCCGCAACTACCTCGAATGGGCCACCGCCCTGCCGTGGGGCGTGTACGGCAAGGACAAGCTCGACCTCCAGCATGCGCGCAAAGTCCTCGACCAGTACCATTCCGGGCTCGACGACATCAAGGAACGCATCCTCGAATTCCTTGCCGTAGGCGCCTGGAAAGGCGAAATCAGCGGTTCGATCGTGCTGCTGGTGGGCCCGCCCGGGGTGGGCAAGACCAGCATCGGCAAATCCATCGCCGAGTCGCTTGGCCGGCCGTTCTACCGGTTCAGTGTTGGCGGCATGCGTGACGAGGCCGAGATCAAGGGCCACCGTCGCACCTACATCGGTGCCCAGCCCGGCAAGCTGGTACAAGCCCTGAAAGACGTCGAAGTGATGAACCCAGTGATCATGCTCGACGAGATCGACAAGATGGGCCAGAGCTACCAGGGCGACCCGGCTTCCGCATTGCTGGAAACCCTCGACCCGGAGCAGAACGTCGACTTCCTCGACCACTACCTCGACCTGCGCCTGGACCTGTCCAAGGTGCTGTTCGTGTGTACCGCCAATACCCTCGACTCGATTCCCGGGCCGTTGCTCGACCGCATGGAAGTGATCCGCCTTTCCGGCTACATCACCGAAGAAAAACTGGCCATCGCCAAACGCCACCTATGGCCCAAGCAACTGGAAAAGGCCGGCGTGGCCAAGACCAGCCTCAGCATCAGCGACAGCGCCCTGCGCCTGGTGATCGAAGGCTATGCCCGCGAAGCGGGCGTGCGCCAGCTGGAGAAACAACTGGGCAAGCTGGTGCGCAAGGCCGTGGTCAAGCTGCTGGAAAACCCCGAGGCCAAGCTGAAGATCGGCACCAAGGACCTGGAAGCCGCACTTGGCATGCCGGTGTTCCGCAGCGAGCAGGTTCTGGCTGGCAAAGGGGTGATCACCGGCCTCGCGTGGACCAGCATGGGCGGTGCCACGCTGCCCATAGAAGCGACCCGCATCCACACCCTCAACCGCGGCTTCAAGCTGACTGGCAAGCTGGGTGACGTGATGAAGGAGTCGGCCGAAATTGCCTACAGCTACGTCGAGCTCCAACCTCAAGCAATTTGGCGGTGA
- the lon_3 gene encoding Lon protease (*Name lon_3), with protein sequence MPTATSSSNLKQFGGDPGFFNEAFIHLHVPEGATPKDGPSAGVTMASALLSLARDQAPKKGVAMTGELTLTGQVLPIGGVREKVIAARRQKIFELILPEPNRGDFEELPDYLREGLTVHFAKRFADVAKVLF encoded by the coding sequence TTGCCTACAGCTACGTCGAGCTCCAACCTCAAGCAATTTGGCGGTGACCCTGGCTTCTTCAACGAAGCGTTCATCCACTTGCACGTACCTGAAGGCGCCACGCCCAAGGACGGCCCGAGTGCCGGCGTCACCATGGCCAGTGCCCTATTGTCGCTTGCCCGCGATCAGGCACCGAAGAAAGGTGTGGCCATGACTGGCGAGCTGACCCTCACAGGCCAGGTGCTGCCAATTGGTGGTGTGCGCGAGAAGGTGATTGCGGCGCGGCGGCAGAAGATCTTTGAACTGATCCTGCCGGAGCCTAACCGCGGCGACTTCGAAGAATTGCCGGACTACCTGCGCGAAGGCCTGACAGTGCATTTCGCCAAGCGCTTTGCCGACGTGGCCAAGGTGCTGTTCTAG
- the cmoA gene encoding Carboxy-S-adenosyl-L-methionine synthase (*Name cmoA), translating to MSKHPDRLFSQPLEQVPDFVFNEDVVRVFPDMIKRSVPGYPTIVENLGVLAARFAQPHTALYDLGASLGAVTQSLRRHVRSDGCRVIAVDNSAAMVERCRQYLTAQDSMFQELLPVQVLEADILALPFEPASVVAMNFTLQFIAPDQRLELLGRIRQALLPGGALILSEKLRFADEQAQDLLNELHLDFKRANGYSELEIAQKRSAIENVMRPDTLEAHQERLRAAGFSKVVPWFQCLNFASLIALP from the coding sequence GTGAGCAAACACCCCGACCGCCTTTTCTCCCAACCCCTGGAGCAGGTCCCCGACTTCGTGTTCAATGAAGACGTGGTGCGCGTGTTCCCGGACATGATCAAGCGCTCGGTGCCCGGTTACCCAACCATCGTCGAAAACCTCGGCGTGCTGGCCGCCCGTTTCGCACAGCCGCACACTGCGCTGTATGACCTGGGCGCCTCGCTGGGTGCAGTCACGCAGTCGTTGCGCCGCCACGTGCGCAGCGACGGCTGCCGGGTGATCGCGGTGGACAATTCCGCCGCCATGGTCGAGCGCTGCCGCCAGTACCTCACCGCCCAGGACTCGATGTTCCAGGAACTGCTGCCGGTGCAGGTGCTGGAAGCCGATATCCTTGCGCTGCCCTTCGAGCCCGCTTCGGTAGTGGCGATGAACTTCACCCTGCAGTTCATCGCCCCCGACCAGCGCCTGGAATTGCTCGGGCGCATCCGCCAGGCACTGCTGCCGGGGGGGGCACTGATCCTTTCGGAGAAGCTGCGCTTCGCCGATGAGCAAGCGCAGGACCTGCTCAATGAACTGCACCTGGACTTCAAGCGCGCCAATGGTTACAGCGAACTGGAAATCGCCCAGAAGCGCAGCGCCATCGAAAACGTGATGCGGCCCGATACGCTCGAAGCCCATCAAGAGCGCCTGCGCGCCGCCGGTTTCTCGAAAGTGGTGCCCTGGTTCCAATGCCTTAACTTCGCCTCGTTGATAGCCCTGCCATGA
- the cmoB gene encoding tRNA U34 carboxymethyltransferase (*Name cmoB), with protein MIDLSPLVRRLAGTPLASWSQGLQAQLEAKLEKGHGDLDRWRGALDALPALQPSEIDLVNGLRLDCDCDDATRAQMRQALMGLSPWRKGPFDLFGVHVDTEWHSDWKWSRVSPHLDLKGKRVLDVGCGNGYYQWRMLGAGADMVIGVDPNWLFFCQFQAVQQYLPELPAWHLPFALEELPANLEGFDTVFSMGVFYHRRSPIEHLLALKDCLVKGGELVLETLVIEGDENQVLVPEDRYAQMRNVWYLPSVPALARWLRRAGFSDVRCVDVSVTSVEEQRSTEWMRYQSLGDFLDPNDHSKTIEGLPAPRRATLLARK; from the coding sequence ATGATCGATCTGTCCCCCCTCGTCCGCCGCCTGGCGGGCACGCCCCTGGCTTCCTGGTCGCAAGGCCTGCAAGCGCAACTGGAAGCCAAGCTGGAGAAAGGCCACGGCGACCTCGACCGCTGGCGCGGCGCGCTCGATGCCCTGCCTGCCCTGCAACCCAGTGAAATCGACCTGGTCAACGGGCTGCGCCTGGACTGCGATTGCGACGACGCTACCCGCGCGCAGATGCGCCAGGCACTCATGGGCCTGTCGCCATGGCGCAAAGGGCCATTCGATCTGTTTGGCGTGCATGTGGACACCGAATGGCATTCGGACTGGAAGTGGTCGCGGGTAAGCCCGCACCTGGACCTGAAAGGCAAGCGCGTGCTCGACGTCGGCTGTGGCAACGGCTACTACCAGTGGCGCATGCTAGGCGCCGGCGCCGACATGGTGATTGGTGTCGACCCCAACTGGCTGTTCTTCTGCCAGTTTCAGGCCGTGCAGCAGTACCTGCCGGAGCTGCCGGCCTGGCACCTGCCCTTCGCCCTGGAAGAACTGCCCGCCAACCTGGAAGGCTTCGACACCGTGTTTTCCATGGGCGTGTTCTACCACCGCCGCTCCCCCATCGAGCACCTGCTGGCGCTCAAGGACTGCCTGGTCAAAGGGGGCGAGCTGGTTCTGGAAACGCTGGTAATCGAGGGTGACGAAAACCAGGTACTGGTACCTGAGGACCGCTACGCGCAGATGCGCAACGTCTGGTACCTGCCGTCGGTACCGGCCCTGGCGCGCTGGTTGCGCCGTGCCGGCTTCAGCGATGTGCGTTGTGTCGATGTGAGCGTGACCAGCGTCGAGGAGCAGCGCAGCACCGAGTGGATGCGTTACCAGTCGCTGGGCGACTTCCTCGACCCGAACGACCACAGCAAGACCATCGAAGGCCTGCCTGCCCCACGCCGTGCCACCCTGCTGGCGCGCAAATAA
- the czcR_4 gene encoding Transcriptional activator protein CzcR (*Name czcR_4): MRLLIIEDELRTADYLQQGLRENGYVVDCAHTGTDGLHLARQQPYDLVILDVNLPELDGWTVLQRLRAESATRIMMLTAHGRLADRVKGLDLGADDYLLKPFEFPELLARIRSLLRRNDQQLQPSTLRVADLGLDPGRHRAYRAGQRIDLTAKEFALLHLLMRQTGEVLSRTQIISLVWDMNFDCDTNVVEVSIRRLRAKIDDPFDNKLIHTLRGVGYVLEARV, from the coding sequence ATGCGCCTACTGATCATCGAGGACGAACTGCGTACCGCCGATTACCTGCAACAGGGCCTGCGCGAAAACGGCTACGTGGTCGACTGCGCCCACACCGGCACCGATGGCCTGCACCTGGCCCGCCAGCAGCCTTACGACCTGGTCATCCTCGACGTCAACCTGCCAGAACTCGATGGCTGGACCGTGCTGCAGCGGCTGCGCGCAGAGTCCGCCACGCGCATCATGATGCTTACTGCCCACGGCCGTCTGGCCGACCGGGTCAAAGGCTTGGACCTGGGCGCCGATGACTACCTGCTCAAGCCCTTCGAATTCCCAGAGCTGCTGGCCCGCATCCGCAGCCTGCTGCGCCGCAACGACCAGCAACTGCAACCCAGTACCCTGCGTGTCGCCGACCTGGGGCTGGACCCCGGCCGCCACCGCGCCTACCGCGCCGGGCAGCGCATCGACCTGACCGCCAAGGAGTTCGCCCTGCTGCACCTGCTGATGCGCCAGACCGGTGAAGTGCTTTCGCGCACTCAGATCATCTCGTTGGTGTGGGACATGAATTTCGACTGCGACACCAACGTGGTCGAGGTTTCGATCCGACGCCTGCGGGCGAAGATCGACGACCCGTTCGACAACAAGCTGATCCACACCCTGCGCGGCGTAGGCTATGTGCTTGAGGCCCGCGTTTGA
- the czcS gene encoding Sensor protein CzcS (*Name czcS), translating to MKNASLSLRLGLSVTLMGAALVLLLACLAVFALDHELDSRARKDLARKMLQVEHNLRVDLRSEDLGSRAHPLLDLVMGHDNLSLSVLAQDGRHPHLLSLGPALESRVSELHTDARLTFHAWRDSSGNQILTVTRLMRLRDNTPVKVMMSLNRADDNALLQAYLHSTLLALPLLLVLIGAGAWWLMQRGLKPLRRFRRIAGQVSAQDLQHRLPAAGLPQELAELATSINVMLDRLDQGVSQLSQFSDDLAHELRTPLSNLMGKAQVTLARERDNANYREVLEDSIEELTRLNRIINDMLFLAQVSQPQTQVALKPLALADEAARVVELFAFSAELKAIELRVQGWGTALGDRLMFQRALSNLLSNAIRHSPEGERVDLRIERSGSEVWLSVENGGPGIATAHQSRLFERFYRVGSGRSRQEGGTGLGLAIVKSIMQLHGGRVEVNSSPLGPTRFTLVFPAE from the coding sequence TTGAAGAACGCCAGCCTGTCGCTCCGCCTGGGCTTGAGCGTGACACTGATGGGCGCTGCACTGGTGCTGCTGCTGGCCTGCCTGGCCGTGTTCGCCCTGGACCACGAACTGGACAGCCGTGCACGCAAGGACCTGGCGCGCAAGATGCTCCAGGTCGAGCACAACCTGCGCGTCGACCTGCGCAGCGAGGACCTGGGTAGCCGCGCCCATCCGCTGCTCGACCTGGTAATGGGGCATGACAACCTCAGCCTCAGCGTACTGGCCCAGGACGGCCGCCACCCGCACCTGCTCAGCCTCGGCCCGGCCCTGGAGTCGCGGGTGAGCGAGTTGCACACCGATGCCCGGCTAACCTTTCACGCATGGCGCGACAGCAGCGGTAACCAGATCCTTACCGTGACCCGGCTGATGCGCCTGCGCGACAACACGCCGGTCAAGGTGATGATGTCGCTCAACCGCGCCGACGACAATGCCCTGCTGCAGGCCTACCTGCATTCGACCTTGCTCGCCTTGCCACTGCTGCTGGTATTGATTGGCGCGGGCGCCTGGTGGCTGATGCAGCGGGGCCTGAAACCACTGCGGCGCTTCCGGCGCATTGCCGGGCAAGTGTCGGCCCAAGACCTGCAACATCGCCTGCCGGCTGCCGGCCTGCCGCAAGAACTGGCGGAACTGGCCACCAGCATCAATGTGATGCTCGACCGCCTCGATCAGGGCGTGAGCCAGTTATCGCAGTTCTCCGACGATCTGGCCCATGAGCTGCGCACCCCGTTGAGCAACCTGATGGGCAAGGCACAGGTGACCCTGGCACGTGAGCGGGACAACGCCAACTACCGGGAAGTGCTGGAAGACAGTATCGAGGAATTGACCCGACTCAACCGCATCATCAATGACATGCTGTTTCTCGCCCAGGTCAGCCAGCCGCAAACGCAGGTAGCATTGAAACCGTTGGCGCTGGCTGACGAGGCAGCGCGGGTTGTCGAGTTGTTTGCCTTCAGTGCCGAGCTGAAAGCGATTGAGCTGCGGGTTCAGGGCTGGGGGACGGCGCTGGGTGACCGGCTGATGTTTCAGCGGGCATTGTCGAACCTGTTGAGCAATGCCATCCGGCACAGCCCTGAGGGTGAGCGCGTCGATCTGCGCATCGAACGTTCAGGCAGCGAAGTATGGCTTTCGGTGGAGAACGGCGGGCCTGGCATTGCTACAGCACACCAGTCGCGGTTGTTCGAGCGGTTTTACCGGGTGGGCTCGGGGCGCTCCCGGCAGGAGGGTGGGACCGGGTTGGGGTTGGCGATCGTGAAGTCGATCATGCAGTTGCATGGCGGGCGGGTCGAAGTGAACAGCAGCCCCCTTGGGCCTACCCGCTTCACTCTGGTGTTTCCTGCCGAGTGA
- the pdxJ gene encoding Pyridoxine 5'-phosphate synthase (*Name pdxJ), protein MTHSNRMLLGVNIDHVATLRQARGTRYPDPVKAALDAEEAGADGITVHLREDRRHIQERDVVVLKDVLQTRMNFEMGVTEEMMAFAEKIRPAHICLVPETRQELTTEGGLDVAGQEARIKAAVERLARTGAEVSLFIDADERQIEASRRVGAPAIELHTGRYADAETPTEVAEELQRIVDGVAFGVGQGLIVNAGHGLHYHNVEAVAAIKGINELNIGHALVAHALFVGFKAAVAEMKALIVAASR, encoded by the coding sequence GTGACTCACAGCAACCGCATGCTTCTCGGCGTAAACATCGACCACGTGGCGACCCTGCGCCAGGCCCGGGGCACGCGTTACCCTGATCCGGTCAAGGCTGCCCTGGACGCCGAGGAAGCAGGCGCCGATGGCATCACCGTGCACCTGCGCGAAGACCGTCGGCACATCCAGGAACGCGACGTGGTGGTGCTCAAGGATGTGCTGCAGACGCGCATGAACTTTGAAATGGGCGTCACCGAAGAGATGATGGCCTTTGCCGAGAAGATCCGCCCGGCGCACATTTGCCTGGTGCCTGAAACCCGTCAGGAACTCACCACTGAAGGTGGCCTGGACGTGGCGGGGCAAGAGGCACGAATCAAGGCGGCAGTGGAGCGGCTGGCCCGCACAGGTGCCGAGGTGTCGTTGTTCATCGATGCTGACGAGCGGCAGATCGAGGCTTCGCGCCGGGTGGGTGCGCCGGCCATCGAGCTGCACACCGGGCGTTACGCCGATGCCGAAACCCCGACCGAGGTGGCCGAGGAGTTACAGCGTATTGTTGATGGCGTGGCGTTTGGCGTGGGGCAGGGCCTGATCGTCAATGCTGGCCACGGGCTGCATTACCACAACGTCGAAGCGGTGGCGGCGATCAAGGGCATCAATGAGCTGAACATCGGCCATGCGCTGGTGGCGCATGCCTTGTTTGTAGGTTTCAAGGCTGCTGTGGCCGAGATGAAGGCACTGATCGTGGCGGCTTCGCGCTAG
- the recO gene encoding DNA repair protein RecO (*Name recO), whose amino-acid sequence MEQPVGQPAYVLHSRAYKETSALVDFFTPQGRMRAVLRRARGKGGSLVRPFVPLEVELRGRGELKNVGRMESAGIAAWLHGDALFSGLYLNELLMRLLPAEAPFPALFEHYALTLQALGAGRPLEPLLRSFEWRLLDELGYAFSLKHDVNDQPIAADGVYRLRVDAGLERVELVQPGLFRGIDLLALADADWDTPGALLAAKRLMRQALAVHLGAKPLVSRELFRKR is encoded by the coding sequence ATGGAACAACCAGTCGGCCAACCCGCCTACGTGCTGCACAGCCGTGCCTACAAGGAAACCAGTGCGCTGGTGGACTTCTTCACGCCGCAGGGCCGCATGCGCGCCGTACTGCGGCGTGCCCGCGGCAAGGGCGGCAGCCTGGTGCGGCCATTCGTGCCACTTGAGGTAGAGCTGCGCGGGCGTGGCGAGCTGAAGAATGTCGGGCGGATGGAAAGCGCCGGCATCGCCGCCTGGTTGCATGGCGATGCCCTGTTCAGCGGGTTGTACCTCAATGAATTGCTCATGCGCCTGCTGCCTGCCGAAGCGCCGTTCCCGGCCCTGTTCGAGCACTACGCCCTGACCTTGCAGGCCTTGGGTGCAGGGCGCCCATTGGAGCCGCTGCTGCGTTCGTTCGAATGGCGGCTGCTGGACGAGCTTGGTTATGCTTTCTCCTTGAAGCATGACGTCAACGACCAACCCATCGCGGCCGACGGCGTTTACCGCCTGCGTGTGGATGCTGGCCTGGAGCGGGTCGAGCTGGTGCAGCCTGGCCTGTTTCGCGGCATCGATCTGTTGGCCCTGGCCGACGCAGACTGGGACACCCCAGGCGCTTTGCTCGCTGCCAAGCGCCTGATGCGCCAGGCATTGGCGGTTCACCTGGGCGCAAAACCGTTGGTCAGCCGGGAACTGTTTCGCAAGCGCTGA
- the era gene encoding GTPase Era (*Name era): MTDNNPTRCGYVAIVGRPNVGKSTLLNHILGQKLAITSRKPQTTRHNMLGIKTEGDVQAIYVDTPGMHKANDKALNRYMNRNASAALKDVDVVIFVVDRTKWTDEDQLVLERVQYVTGPLIIAVNKTDRMEEKAELIPHLQWLQEQLPNAEVMPISAQQGHNLEALEAQIAKYLPENDHFFPEDQITDRSSRFLAAELVREKIMRQLGAELPYQITVEIEEFKQQGHVLHIHALILVERDGQKKIIIGDKGERIKRIGSEARKDMEVLFDSKVMLNLWVKVKGGWSDDERALRSLGYGDL, translated from the coding sequence ATGACTGATAACAACCCGACTCGCTGCGGCTACGTGGCCATTGTCGGCCGCCCCAACGTGGGCAAGTCGACCTTGCTCAACCACATCCTGGGCCAGAAGCTGGCGATCACTTCGCGCAAGCCGCAGACCACCCGGCACAACATGCTCGGTATCAAGACCGAAGGTGATGTGCAGGCGATTTACGTCGACACCCCTGGTATGCACAAGGCCAACGACAAAGCCTTGAATCGCTACATGAACCGCAACGCCTCGGCAGCCCTCAAGGACGTCGACGTGGTGATCTTCGTGGTCGACCGCACCAAGTGGACCGACGAGGACCAACTGGTGCTGGAGCGCGTGCAGTACGTGACCGGCCCGCTGATCATCGCGGTCAACAAGACCGACCGTATGGAAGAAAAGGCCGAGTTGATCCCACACCTTCAGTGGCTGCAGGAGCAACTGCCAAACGCCGAAGTCATGCCGATTTCTGCACAGCAGGGGCACAACCTCGAAGCGCTGGAAGCACAGATCGCCAAGTACCTGCCCGAGAACGATCACTTCTTCCCGGAAGACCAGATCACCGACCGCAGCAGCCGTTTCCTGGCCGCCGAACTGGTGCGCGAGAAGATCATGCGCCAGCTGGGTGCGGAGCTTCCGTACCAGATCACCGTAGAGATTGAAGAATTCAAGCAGCAGGGCCATGTGCTGCACATTCACGCGCTGATCCTGGTTGAGCGCGACGGCCAGAAGAAAATCATCATTGGCGACAAGGGCGAGCGCATCAAGCGCATCGGCTCGGAGGCGCGCAAGGACATGGAAGTGCTGTTCGACTCCAAGGTCATGCTCAACCTGTGGGTCAAGGTGAAAGGCGGCTGGTCCGACGACGAGCGCGCCCTGCGCTCGCTGGGCTACGGCGACCTGTAA
- the rnc gene encoding Ribonuclease 3 (*Name rnc), translating into MSASLAHLERKLGYTFKNQDQMLLALTHRSYAGRNNERLEFLGDAILNFVAGEALFERFPQAREGQLSRLRARLVKGETLARLARGFDLGEYLRLGSGELKSGGFRRESILADALEALIGAIYLDADMDTARERVLAWLADEFEGLTLVDTNKDPKTRLQEFLQSRSCEPPRYEVVDIQGEPHCRTFFVECEVVLLNNKSRGQGVSRRIAEQVAAASALIALGVENGND; encoded by the coding sequence ATGAGTGCTTCCCTTGCCCATCTGGAGCGAAAGCTCGGTTATACCTTCAAGAATCAGGACCAGATGCTCCTGGCGCTGACCCATCGCAGCTATGCCGGGCGCAACAACGAGCGCCTGGAGTTTCTCGGTGACGCCATTCTCAACTTCGTCGCCGGCGAAGCGCTGTTCGAGCGCTTTCCGCAGGCCCGCGAAGGCCAGTTGTCGCGTCTGCGTGCGCGCTTGGTCAAGGGCGAGACCCTGGCCCGCCTGGCCCGTGGTTTCGACCTGGGTGAATACCTGCGCCTGGGGTCGGGTGAACTCAAGAGTGGCGGTTTCCGTCGCGAGTCGATCCTGGCCGACGCCCTGGAGGCCCTGATTGGTGCCATCTACCTGGACGCCGACATGGACACGGCCCGGGAGCGTGTCCTGGCCTGGCTGGCCGATGAGTTCGAAGGCCTGACCCTGGTCGACACCAACAAGGACCCGAAAACCCGCCTGCAAGAATTCCTGCAATCGCGCAGCTGTGAGCCGCCGCGTTACGAAGTAGTGGATATCCAGGGTGAACCGCACTGCCGTACTTTCTTCGTCGAATGCGAAGTCGTGCTGCTGAACAACAAAAGTCGTGGTCAGGGCGTTAGCCGGCGTATTGCCGAGCAAGTCGCTGCCGCGTCTGCACTGATCGCCCTGGGCGTGGAGAATGGCAATGACTGA
- the lepB gene encoding Signal peptidase I (*Name lepB), with protein MSLNFPLLLVIAVFVCGLLGLIDLLFLAPRRRAAIANYQGSVSQPEMAVVERLNKEPLLVEYGKSFFPVLFIVLVLRSFLVEPFQIPSGSMKPTLEVGDFILVNKFSYGIRLPVIDKKVIEVGDPQRGDVMVFRYPSDPNVNYIKRVVGLPGDQIRYTNDKRLFVNGQPIAEQLVGTEPGTLGSAELYKEKLGEAEHLIRKEMSRYRMPPDQQWTVPAGHYFMMGDNRDNSNDSRYWDDPNIPKELHGMVPDRNIVGKAFAVWMSWPEPKLSHLPNLSRVGLIH; from the coding sequence ATGTCGCTAAATTTCCCGCTGTTGCTAGTCATCGCCGTCTTCGTCTGCGGTCTGCTGGGCTTGATCGACCTGTTGTTCCTGGCCCCGCGCCGGCGTGCGGCAATCGCCAACTATCAGGGCAGCGTCAGCCAGCCCGAGATGGCCGTTGTCGAGCGCCTGAACAAGGAGCCGTTGCTGGTCGAGTACGGCAAATCGTTCTTCCCGGTGCTGTTCATCGTGCTGGTGCTGCGCTCATTTCTGGTCGAGCCGTTCCAGATCCCTTCGGGGTCGATGAAACCGACCCTGGAAGTGGGCGACTTCATCCTGGTGAACAAGTTCTCGTACGGTATTCGCCTGCCGGTGATCGACAAGAAGGTCATCGAGGTGGGTGACCCGCAACGCGGTGATGTAATGGTGTTCCGCTATCCGAGCGACCCGAACGTCAACTACATCAAGCGAGTGGTCGGCCTGCCGGGCGACCAGATCCGCTACACCAACGACAAGCGGTTGTTCGTCAACGGCCAGCCGATTGCCGAACAACTGGTGGGCACCGAGCCGGGAACCTTGGGCAGCGCCGAGCTGTACAAGGAAAAACTCGGCGAGGCCGAACACCTGATCCGCAAGGAAATGAGCCGTTATCGCATGCCGCCGGACCAGCAGTGGACCGTGCCGGCAGGCCATTACTTCATGATGGGCGACAACCGCGACAACTCCAACGACAGCCGTTACTGGGATGACCCGAACATTCCCAAGGAACTGCACGGCATGGTTCCGGACCGGAACATCGTCGGCAAGGCCTTTGCGGTGTGGATGAGCTGGCCAGAGCCCAAGCTCAGCCACCTGCCCAACCTGTCGCGGGTCGGCCTGATCCATTGA